The genome window TTGCAAGTCTCTACAACACAGCAAGAGGTGGTTAAATTTCTGTAAATTTCTGTAGTTAAAGATATCTGATATGTTAATGAGTGTCTCATGTAATGTTCATGGTATTGTTTTAAcagtttatatacagtagatcGCAAAATCTATATAAAGTGGTAATACCatgaacgtaaaaaaaaaagagacatatCAGTTATCGTTAATTATTTATGGTTATATGGTTATATTTTTACCATCATTCTTGAATCGCAATACTCCAGCATTTTTTAACTAATTTCAATCTATCATGTTTGTAGCATATGAATCATTTCCCTGTATTGACAGAGAAATGGAAAACGTGCCTACATGAAAGTTATAATCTAAAGGCAGTTGTTGAGGCAGGAAATAAACATCTATATGAAtcatagtgtatttttgtaaaaaCTTTCACAAATTCTTCAGTCAAAGGTATAGATGTAAGTCCATACATTTTAAGAGGGAAGAATTAGTTTCATTACTAATGTAGTCAGTGTAGCTCAAAGTAAACATGGAAGTGTCTCAGTTTCCACCTGTTTGTGAATAAATACCACAAAACCTTAGGAAAAGTGTAGAAGCCAAAATTACAATGTACTGTGTTGTGCCGGggtttaataaaaatacataacacCCTGGTAAaactcttttctctttctggcctgctatatataaatatttatttatttttaacaccatGGGTAACATGCTATTTAACAGTAGTTGTtaatatggccaaaggtttgtgacacctgaccatcatgcCCGTATGTGGTtgttccccaaactgttgccaaaaatttggaagcacacaactgtctttgtatgctgtagcattatcaTTTCTTTTAACTGATACTAAGaatcccaaacctgttccagcttgACAATGCTCCTGAGCACAAAGcgagatccatgaagacatgggtTGCCAAGGTTgctgtggaagaacttgagtgtcctgcacagagccctgacctcaactccacctTTCGGATAATTGGAAAATAGACTGAACCCCAGACCTTTTGTCCCAAAGCttgcctgacttcactaatgctcttgtggctgattggacaaatccccacagtcatgctccaaaatctagtggaaagccttcctagaacaatggaggttattataacaggagggaggttattataaaagcaaagggAACTAAATATGGacattcaaaaagcacatatgactGGTCTGGTGTCCACAATCCTTGGTCTGGTGTCTACAATactttggctatatagtgtaccTTCATGACATAACTGACCTAaacctacataaacatatatattgCATTATTTAGACATGCTTACTATTAACCCTGcctatgtacattttaaaaatgttgatgtAACACCAGagtcaagaaaaaaatatatatttatttttgtgtttgtttgtttgcttgctaatttttattttacataagaTTATGACACTTTCCAGGATGACTTATGTTAGAACATCATGACAACAGGGTTTGTAGTTGTATCAGTGTATTTTAGTGCATGTCATAGTCACACACTGGTGATGTAACATACAGTAGGTTAGGTTAATTAGAGAAATTAGGCTGAACACTATAGTGTTTAAGTAAAGTGAGTTTCATATTTCTGCTTATAAGatttttatgtgtatgtgtcatCAGCATTACACTGTGCTTATTTGTTGTGATGTTCTAACATGAGAAAGTGTAATAACAGCCTTATCACAGCACATATCTGTCATGTATTATATCAACTTGATAGTTggaaattgtttatttgtttgtttatttatttatttatttatttatttatttatttatttatttattacagctGTTGGAATAAGCATTTAGAAAATCAGTTTTCTTTCTGAGCTATATTACTTGGCAGGAACAGATATATACCAAAATATGTAGATTTGATAGAATCACAATGATCTATGTCCTTTAGAAAAGTCTGATCCAGCCATGGaggagagtgtgtatgtgtatatgtgtctgtGGGCCATATCTACCTGCATAAGTGTAATAGTGACCGTGAGCTGGGACCTAAGGATGGACTGGGGACTGCTACAAGGAAATGGACTTCTGAAAGAGGAGCTACTTTACTCCCGAGAGGTATAATACACAAATATATCTGCCCTCATAATCAACAACACTGtgcaatatttttaaatattcacagaGAATATTGAGATGTACTGTGCAGATGCAGTGTAATTTGATACACCCAATACTTCAAgatatgttattatatatagaAGTCTAGCTGGGCTAAAATTAGAATTTAAATGGACATTCCACATTGATAATTTAATCATATTAAATCTAATCATAGTTGAACATTTAGTCATGCATCTTTGTCTTTTGATGTTCATTTTCTTTCAACTTCAACATATttcgtttattttttatgtGACTTTTTAGGTGTATTACTATGCAGCCATGTTAGCAGATGTGCTACTGCGGATCTCCTGGGCTATTAATATCCTCTTGGCTCAGATGAAGGATTCAGCTGCTGTTGTTACTGTTAGTGCCATACTGGCTCCACTGGAGGTCCTCAGGTTAGATTTACATTACAGTAAGGCACTAAAAATGTATTGATTCTTGAAGTTGTTCAGGCGAATCCCACCATTGCAGTAACTTGACACTTGTGTTTTGAgaattaatgtttttaaaatccatttacttttaaatattgtttctgagaaaataaatcaatttaatttaatttaatttaatttaatttaatttaatttaatttaatttaatttaatttaatttaatttaatttaatttaattttttattctgCAGGCGTTCAATCTGGAATTTCTTTCGGCTGGAAAATGAGCACCTGAAAAACTGCAGGCAGTGTCGAGCCATTCGTGATTTTGATTTGCCTGCTAGTCCAATAAACCTGCCGCAGAAGATCCTCATTGAGAAGCTGAAGGACCCAAATGAGCAGATTATTGGCAAACAGGAAACTAGTGCCTCACACCGTAAACCTACTTGTTTACTACTGAGATATCTAAGGTGATAATATGCACCAGTATTAATTTGctttacatatatttacataagtAGAAGATTATTCACATGGTTTTGACATAATGGTTTTGATAATAAATAATTGCAGACATTTTTAGAAGCAAGCTATTTCTCTCATTACAGATCAAGAGTTAAGGAAACAAACTTACCAGTAGGGAGCCCAGAGATGGAGTCAACATAATATCTATAAGGATGACAAAGGAGGCCTGAAAATGGGTGCACACATAAATGTTGATTAGGTGCTTAGTCAGCAAGGTAAAATTTCATGATTACAGTCCCCATGTGTAATATATGAAGAAGCAGTTCCAATATTTCCCTCAAAATAATACTTTCCTTTATTTCACTTCAAAATCCACCAGTAATTCAATTTTCCAGACCAGCTGATATGCAAAAATCAGGCAAGCATGTACAATACAGCAGCTTGAGCCCAAGCgaataaagaggaaaaaagagcaTGGGAGGAGAAAGTGAGAGTCCAGCATTTCTCTCTCCAGAGAACTGATGTTCTCTGTTCTGCTTCCTACTCTGTGTTCAAGTCAGCAGTCCCACagtcagctgttttttttattgttttttttaaataaagtatctTTATGCTCTCCTCCTGTTATAGTCCAAAACCAACAGTATAGCTTTGATATCTGAAGCAATGTATGTTGTGTTAATGAACAGGTTCAGCTTTTTTTCTTGCCATGCAGTGGTCCATGAACATGAACCAGTTGTCCATTTGTATTGTAAAGGTCATTCAGAGGGAAGTAGTCAGTAAAATGCTGAGCATCACATGCATAACAATCCACTCAGTCGGATGTTCGCATGtattaatgtatatatgtgtgtgtatatgcatatgtgtgtgtatgtttgtatgtgtgcatgtaagAGAGAGTATTACTTATGATAAATTACTGCATTAGCACTTACAGCTTTTTGCAAAATGCTGTATTTGTCATTGAAGTTCTCTGATATATTCATTGCATGTCAATGTCCATCGTGCACATTTTGACATGTTATTTAAGTGGCATGAAGCCATATAATTAGTGATAGCACTCCTTGTTTGAAGAATAGATGAGGTTAGAATGGTGTGGAAAAGGAGAACTCACTGGTCTTCTACCAGTGCCTGCTCTTCACTGTGTTCCTCTGGTTGGCTTTTGGGGCTGCTACTGTCCCCGTCAACTCTCTTACTGGCCGGGTTAATGGCGAGGACTGTCCCTTCTCTCTCTGAGTTCTCCAGATGCCTCGGAGCCCCATCTTCTGGATTGTCCACAGAGCGTGATCGCAGCACTTCAGCCTTGTTCGTCTCTGTGATGGCTCTTTCCTCTATAACGACTCCGGGGAAGTGatttctcagtgtctctctgcAGTCACCATAGAGATGCTGCTCCAGAGTTAGGTTTGCCTGGGCCAGGTGTTTGAAATCGgactcaaacaggaaggaaggacTGGGCTGGGTGACTCCGTCTACCTGGCCTAACACCACAGAGCCCCTGTACACCTCAATAGCCTCGGGCAGCATAGACTTGATCTTGGGCAGCCAGCGCTTACGAACCCGGCGTGCGTTGGTACACATGTCTGCGGCGATCACATTCATCTCACTCTCCTTGAAGTTTGGGGCGAAGTTCTGACAGTAAACTTCAAAGAGGAGacagaaaaaatgaaaacaggagAATTCTTATGAATATTTACCAGCTGAAATAGCTGGAGCAGTTTGTTATTTTTAGAGTCCTCTGCTGCCTGAAGTGAAATTGCTAATAAAATAGACAGAAGCCTTTCTCTTCACCCAAATGTCCCTTTCAGCTTTGTTcaaaatacagtacatatgcCTACAAGTTTGCCTATTAAAGGCAGAGCTGAGTAACCCTGGGGGGAGGGGGACGGGGGCGGGTTAATAAACATCCACATTTCCACTTCATGACAAGATTGCAGTTTAGCTCAAGAATCAGTTTTATTTAGGCTCGAAATGCTATGATACTTATAGGTTTATAAACACTTTAAAACTTTTCAAACTGCACAATTAAAATGTGAATCATCCAGTACAGTTTCCAGTTGACTTAACGTGCCCTGTGTGAACAATTTTGACCACTATTTACACATGGGACACATTGGAAAAGAGTTCTATTAAGCGATACTGACAATACAAACTAAACATAGTCACATACATGAGGAACTAAAGAAGACTCACGTTTGACTGTGTTGAGTATGCGGCTGTCCAGAGGTTTGCGATTGGGATCACAATTGGAGGAGCGGATGCCTGTCCCACAGCTGTCTGCCAGTGTGTTCCTGCAGTTGTCATACCACAGTCAGCCACAGAGGGGCACACACTGCTCATTTCACTAACAGCCATGTTTATCACATACATCACTGATTCTTTGAAAATCTATATTGCAGATACTGCTGATAATCTGATAGGTCCTATCTTAGgtattttaaaagcatttatttGATAAAACCAAAAGGTATACATGTCAAAAAACAAGGTATACATAACAGTGACACTCTACAGACCTGTCAAAAAAAGCAGCAAGCAGGCGTCGGAGAAGGACTTTGTGCTTGACCCCAGCACACAAGTGGCAATTCATCAGCTGCCCACGTGTCATGAACACACCAGATCCTTTCACAACCCcaacaacaaagaaacaatGAGATTTCAACTCTCTAAGCATGCTATCCTACTCAGTCAGCTGATAAGCTTTTTCTGAAATGGGATAGAATTGCAGAGCCAAGGCCTTACCTGCAATCAGCTCCAGCCTCTCGCCTGGATCTCCCTCTGTGTAGAGTGCAGGGTGGCAGCGGTAGCCGATCTGACTGATAAGTCCAGCAGGAAGAGCTTCTCTGTCCCCTCCGAGCAACGTGCAGAAGCGGCTCTCCAGGGATGGAGGCAGGGAGGACACCTCCATCTTCTCATGCActaggaggagaggagagacaaacacatagaatcaaaaggCCTTCAATCCTAAATGTTCAGCCAAGTGTATTTTAAGATTTCGTCCATTCTGACATTTACTGCCATAGAGACTCGCCGAGACACCATAGATCTTCCCACTGGTAAGGTTGTCATATGAGTCATCTTCAAAGTCTTCTTCCTCGTTCTGATGGGAAGTGGGGCTGTCCGTGGTGGGCAGGCTGGAGGCTCCGGGGCTTGAGTGATCTCTTGATGAATGCTCATACGGGTGAACAACACTCAGCGTCCCGTTTCCAGCACCAGTGGTGTAGAAAAGTGTACTCCCCCTCAAAGATCTACTCCTGAGTCCCTTGGCATCATCCTCGGTTTGCTTGAGCTCGCCGCTCTGAGTACACACAGGGGTCTCCAGCTTCTCCTCTTTAATTTTACAGACAGCCGTAGGCCGGTCGCCTAGCAACAGTGaggcgttgttgttgtttgggcTGGGAGGATCGTCTGTGGCAGATGTCTGCGAGTCACAGAATGGAGCATTGGCCTTGAACATCAAGTCCATCCCACGCTCTACAATGTTCTGGATCTGCAGGTAACCGGCTGTGTACATGACCATGAGCTGATCACTGGCTGTCACTGTCATCCTGCCGGTgtaacagaaagacagaatcTGCTGGAAACAGGACGGGGCCACCGAAGAGGGCAGTTCGAACAGAGTCTGGCTGCTGTCACTGAAGAGGTCACGGAAGTAAAGGCTGCTGGCGGCCAGCACGGCACGGTGGGCCTTAAAGGCCTGCCCATTCACCATAATGGCCACGTCACAGTGCTGGCCCAACAGCCTCTGCTCATTCAGGCTGTCCAGCACTGCACTGCCAAAGTTGGGAATCTCCATGTGCAGGAGCTGAGACATTGCGCCAGCTTCAGATCTCCACAGAATTCCCAGTGGGCATCTGCAAAAGGACATTCCACACAGAATATCAATACactggaaaaatggaaaaagttccagaacaaaaaaaaaaaacaggatttgACCTTATTCCTAAAAGTAAGAACTTGCTGTGATCCTGGCTCTTTCGTATCCCAGAGGACAACCAAAAGGAAATAGAAACCTGGAGGAAAAATACTGCACAGCAACTCCCCTACtaaatgccacactctctcctCTAGCACTAGCACAGACTATATGTTTAGTAACTCTGAATTAGCTTGTGAGAAGTATTCAGAGAAAGCTGCAAACTGACCCACCAGCCCTACCCTCCCTCCCTGTCCCACCATCCCACTACCTGACCTCTAGAGCAGAATCCTCCGAGAAGGGATAGAGAAGGCAGACTGGCTCCTCACATTAGCTCAGCAGAATGAAGGAGagcaggaaagaaagagagagagagagagagatgtgtgtctCAATCCATCCTCGCCTCTCTACACAGGACTTCCTAGCAAGAGGGAAAGCGAGCGTCTGTGTGCAATCGATGCACCATCTACTGTATGTCacagagcgggagagagaggcTATAGGCACAGACACAGAGacgggggagagagggggagggagggagactgaGAGAAAGTCATTTAAGGACACatggagagtgagggagagagagagcaaaagagaacaaggagagagagaatgaggctGATGCAGATAATTGCCCTGCAGAGTATAACTCGTGCATGTGCTATAGAGACAAAAAGCTGGGCAAAGCCAGAGCAATTGCTTACTTTTATTAGAGCAATCAAGAGATGGGAAAGAGGGTAGAAATGGGAGAATTCGTCTCATGTCATCCTCCGAGACTGAAACAGGCGCAGTCACATAATCCATCAGGAGCCCCCCTCCCCATCCCACCTCCGATTATTTACATTAAAGGCAGACAAATGGAGCGTGCCAGGCGAGCAGCGCTGCAATGCAGTCCCTGTCACAGGCTGGCATGCTCAGTACAGAGTCTGCATACCCAATCAGATGTGCCAACACGGCATCAGACAGATACTCCTCCGATAAGAGCCAGATGAGGGGATAAAAACGCAAAGCAGGTGCAGACTCAGCCTCCAAACTGCTTCTGCCTTCATGTCTCTACCTAAAAATGACAAAGAGCAGGCTTTTTGACAAAGTGTTAAGACTGTGAAATTGTCATTATTCGTGAGACGGAAAGCTGAACCACTGCAGTGTGAGGCAGACTATATGGAGCAGCACTAGGGTGGTAAAGCAGCATCACTCAGCACAGTAGATGTGAAagtggagggagggagggggggttCTGAAGCCCTGCCTTTGACTCACTGCCTTTTAAGGCTAAGACGCCAATGGAGCATGAGTCAGCACTATTTAAGAGAAACATAAAAACGTCAGGAACATGCTGGCTGCGTGTCTAATATTAGAGGGAAAGCTTTATATCAATGATGTCTGTCAGACATATGCCCTTGTAAGTGCAGCAAGAGCTGAGCTCACCTGACTGTCTGGTCTTCTGAAAAACTGTGAAACTGTGTCACAACCCCCTCCCACTCCAAATCAGACCAAATCTTACCATGTTTCAACATAAGCTGAACAATTTCCTTCATATACTTTATATTCACTTCATTCAAAATGTTACTTTCTGCATGTTTCACTCATTGAAGTGAGTGCAAAGACAGtcatcaaac of Ictalurus punctatus breed USDA103 chromosome 22, Coco_2.0, whole genome shotgun sequence contains these proteins:
- the LOC108255799 gene encoding nucleus accumbens-associated protein 2 isoform X2, which translates into the protein MSFCRCPLGILWRSEAGAMSQLLHMEIPNFGSAVLDSLNEQRLLGQHCDVAIMVNGQAFKAHRAVLAASSLYFRDLFSDSSQTLFELPSSVAPSCFQQILSFCYTGRMTVTASDQLMVMYTAGYLQIQNIVERGMDLMFKANAPFCDSQTSATDDPPSPNNNNASLLLGDRPTAVCKIKEEKLETPVCTQSGELKQTEDDAKGLRSRSLRGSTLFYTTGAGNGTLSVVHPYEHSSRDHSSPGASSLPTTDSPTSHQNEEEDFEDDSYDNLTSGKIYGVSASLYGMHEKMEVSSLPPSLESRFCTLLGGDREALPAGLISQIGYRCHPALYTEGDPGERLELIAGSGVFMTRGQLMNCHLCAGVKHKVLLRRLLAAFFDRNTLADSCGTGIRSSNCDPNRKPLDSRILNTVKLYCQNFAPNFKESEMNVIAADMCTNARRVRKRWLPKIKSMLPEAIEVYRGSVVLGQVDGVTQPSPSFLFESDFKHLAQANLTLEQHLYGDCRETLRNHFPGVVIEERAITETNKAEVLRSRSVDNPEDGAPRHLENSEREGTVLAINPASKRVDGDSSSPKSQPEEHSEEQALVEDQPPLSSL
- the LOC108255799 gene encoding nucleus accumbens-associated protein 2 isoform X1, with translation MSFCRCPLGILWRSEAGAMSQLLHMEIPNFGSAVLDSLNEQRLLGQHCDVAIMVNGQAFKAHRAVLAASSLYFRDLFSDSSQTLFELPSSVAPSCFQQILSFCYTGRMTVTASDQLMVMYTAGYLQIQNIVERGMDLMFKANAPFCDSQTSATDDPPSPNNNNASLLLGDRPTAVCKIKEEKLETPVCTQSGELKQTEDDAKGLRSRSLRGSTLFYTTGAGNGTLSVVHPYEHSSRDHSSPGASSLPTTDSPTSHQNEEEDFEDDSYDNLTSGKIYGVSASLYGSKLHEKMEVSSLPPSLESRFCTLLGGDREALPAGLISQIGYRCHPALYTEGDPGERLELIAGSGVFMTRGQLMNCHLCAGVKHKVLLRRLLAAFFDRNTLADSCGTGIRSSNCDPNRKPLDSRILNTVKLYCQNFAPNFKESEMNVIAADMCTNARRVRKRWLPKIKSMLPEAIEVYRGSVVLGQVDGVTQPSPSFLFESDFKHLAQANLTLEQHLYGDCRETLRNHFPGVVIEERAITETNKAEVLRSRSVDNPEDGAPRHLENSEREGTVLAINPASKRVDGDSSSPKSQPEEHSEEQALVEDQPPLSSL
- the LOC108255799 gene encoding nucleus accumbens-associated protein 2 isoform X5 — translated: MSQLLHMEIPNFGSAVLDSLNEQRLLGQHCDVAIMVNGQAFKAHRAVLAASSLYFRDLFSDSSQTLFELPSSVAPSCFQQILSFCYTGRMTVTASDQLMVMYTAGYLQIQNIVERGMDLMFKANAPFCDSQTSATDDPPSPNNNNASLLLGDRPTAVCKIKEEKLETPVCTQSGELKQTEDDAKGLRSRSLRGSTLFYTTGAGNGTLSVVHPYEHSSRDHSSPGASSLPTTDSPTSHQNEEEDFEDDSYDNLTSGKIYGVSASLYGSKLHEKMEVSSLPPSLESRFCTLLGGDREALPAGLISQIGYRCHPALYTEGDPGERLELIAGSGVFMTRGQLMNCHLCAGVKHKVLLRRLLAAFFDRNTLADSCGTGIRSSNCDPNRKPLDSRILNTVKLYCQNFAPNFKESEMNVIAADMCTNARRVRKRWLPKIKSMLPEAIEVYRGSVVLGQVDGVTQPSPSFLFESDFKHLAQANLTLEQHLYGDCRETLRNHFPGVVIEERAITETNKAEVLRSRSVDNPEDGAPRHLENSEREGTVLAINPASKRVDGDSSSPKSQPEEHSEEQALVEDQPPLSSL
- the LOC108255799 gene encoding nucleus accumbens-associated protein 2 isoform X4; its protein translation is MSFCRCPLGILWRSEAGAMSQLLHMEIPNFGSAVLDSLNEQRLLGQHCDVAIMVNGQAFKAHRAVLAASSLYFRDLFSDSSQTLFELPSSVAPSCFQQILSFCYTGRMTVTASDQLMVMYTAGYLQIQNIVERGMDLMFKANAPFCDSQTSATDDPPSPNNNNASLLLGDRPTAVCKIKEEKLETPVCTQSGELKQTEDDAKGLRSRSLRGSTLFYTTGAGNGTLSVVHPYEHSSRDHSSPGASSLPTTDSPTSHQNEEEDFEDDSYDNLTSGKIYGVSASLYGMHEKMEVSSLPPSLESRFCTLLGGDREALPAGLISQIGYRCHPALYTEGDPGERLELIAGSGVFMTRGQLMNCHLCAGVKHKVLLRRLLAAFFDRNTLADSCGTGIRSSNCDPNRKPLDSRILNTVKLYCQNFAPNFKESEMNVIAADMCTNARRVRKRWLPKIKSMLPEAIEVYRGSVVLGQVDGVTQPSPSFLFESDFKHLAQANLTLEQHLYGDCRETLRNHFPGVVIEERAITETNKAEVLRSRSVDNPEDGAPRHLENSEREGTVLAINPASKRVDGDSSSPKSQPEEHSEEQALVEDQ
- the LOC108255799 gene encoding nucleus accumbens-associated protein 2 isoform X3, producing the protein MSFCRCPLGILWRSEAGAMSQLLHMEIPNFGSAVLDSLNEQRLLGQHCDVAIMVNGQAFKAHRAVLAASSLYFRDLFSDSSQTLFELPSSVAPSCFQQILSFCYTGRMTVTASDQLMVMYTAGYLQIQNIVERGMDLMFKANAPFCDSQTSATDDPPSPNNNNASLLLGDRPTAVCKIKEEKLETPVCTQSGELKQTEDDAKGLRSRSLRGSTLFYTTGAGNGTLSVVHPYEHSSRDHSSPGASSLPTTDSPTSHQNEEEDFEDDSYDNLTSGKIYGVSASLYGSKLHEKMEVSSLPPSLESRFCTLLGGDREALPAGLISQIGYRCHPALYTEGDPGERLELIAGSGVFMTRGQLMNCHLCAGVKHKVLLRRLLAAFFDRNTLADSCGTGIRSSNCDPNRKPLDSRILNTVKLYCQNFAPNFKESEMNVIAADMCTNARRVRKRWLPKIKSMLPEAIEVYRGSVVLGQVDGVTQPSPSFLFESDFKHLAQANLTLEQHLYGDCRETLRNHFPGVVIEERAITETNKAEVLRSRSVDNPEDGAPRHLENSEREGTVLAINPASKRVDGDSSSPKSQPEEHSEEQALVEDQ